TGTGGTacggacctacatagaccagctggcacaggtactcagtgcactcgttgggtggagtaagatagtgACGTGTGGTAATAGTGAGTGCAATGGTGGTGGCGGTGGGAATCAACATGGCAAAGATGGCTCGTGCAAGTATCTGAAGGATGTGGAGGAAAATAAGCCGTGTGAAAcatgtgggtgtatgaaatgggatgTGGCCGATCCGAACTCCCAAGGAACACCACTGGGAAGGAAGTGTCAGaggtgtagtgatagtggtggtagtagtgcTCATAGGTGTGATTGTAGTACTGGTGACAGCTGTAGTGCTGGGAAAGAGTGTAAATGCGCTGaagcaggcaaatgctgcaagtgttgttgtaaggaGAAGTGTGGGAACTGTAAGAAGGAGTGTAGCTGTGTCGTAAATGACAAGAATGACGACACGAAAAAGCTTGAACGCCACATACACAAGGACTCGTATCAGTCGGCATATGGAGGTTTATTGAGCTTCGAGTCATACGTAGGTGGAACGAACCAGGCATACCGACAACCTATATGGAATGACCTCAGTGGTATACTACCTGGTGATAAAAATATCATAGGCCTGCTTGATGGCACAGCCAGTAATCGCCGTCACCACTGTGCTCGTATCCTCCTGggctcagtatgtctcatctggagcGGACTTacctatatgtattggacaggcAAGTACCATAAAAGTAGCCCCcggtggaacaaccacatcctAGATGGTAGTGGCCTAGATGACGGTAccctatcccaatggctacaggccctagggttcCCAAGGGGTATGATTAATAATAGTGGTCCTAGAAATAGGTGGgatgctattatatgggatgggcATAGGgataagttatatttgggattcccggaTACTGGTAATAATAGTAATGCCCATGGCCATGACAACAATGCTAATACATTCAGAAATCCggctggtatgaactatgcagGATACATACATACTTTAGAGAAgggtgcattttgcagcaacGGTAATGTCTTCCCTAAGAATGCTGACGACTCTAGTACTAGTGACACTAACATCCACAAATGTGGTGCCCTCAtcaagctctatattctatcatgtgcctactttacTGGATTGCAGAAAAAGCGTAGTACCCAGAGCAATACTCCTACGActcccaagaccatccgtgagatcctatactggctcagtgcattgccctatagtccgGCATACCCATTGATACTGGAGCACGGCAAGAATAGGCTAACAGAGGTAACCAAGAAAACCGGAGACACTGCATCCACGACCGAGCAGTCCGAACTGAAATTCCACCAAACAGGCCGTAATCATCCCATAACCGTCCATGAATTTAACCTGTTTGCTCACTTCCAAGCGGTGACACAGTattgcccactggtcctcattggtatccagggtggaatTCATAGTGCCACTAAAGGCACCGACACCACTAAAGAacctgccattcactcccTGTACTCCAACTCTCACTTCTCCTTCACCTACCCATCAGTTGatatccaagcatacaaccaggtggtacactacattaggggtctgttctaccagttgtatttccttaggaagcaatgtgcagtgaaaGTTGCTCTAGGAGGGAAGTGGAGggagtgtaggtatggtaatggGGTGCTTGGGAAAAACGTtgttagctggatgtgcctggggtgtgaccccatggagcatgataGAAAGGGGAGGGTAGAGAAGGTAAATGGGGAGATACTGAAGGGGGTGAAGACTGGGGGTGATCCGCTTGCGGGGGCActaaaaacattattggagaagattggtgaagtaGTGGTCCAactgggtaatgcccaagaggcattggaagggaagaagcCAGAGGCTATACTGGGGGTGAAGGCggcactagagaaggcTAAGCAGAAACTGGAGGAGGCTAAGGGGAAACTAGGGGAGGCTAAGACGAAACTAGGGGAGCTGAcgaatggtggtggtggtggaaTACTGAAGAATGTAGAGGATAAACTGGGGGAGCTGACGAAGGGTGATAGTGGAGCACTACATACACTAGCGAATGGTGGTAATACTGCTGGGTCATTACAGCAGGTATCAAGTAGTGAACATGAGTGGGAGAAGGATTACAGTAGTGCCAAGGATAAGATAAGTGAGGTTATCCATAAGATACAGGAAGTATTGAATCTATTGAAGGAGTGGGCCGAAAAGAAACAAGACGATGATGTGTTGAACGTAAATAAAGGTGCACTGCTAGATGACATCAAAAAGCTCCAAGACATCTGCAACTGTCCCAAATGCCCACCGTGCCATGAACACGCCAACAAGTGTGGCCGACAGCCACAGTCCAAGTACTGTGACAAGTGCCACCAACAGTACATGGACGGCTTCCCCTCtcccctccaggcattcctcgaggacaGGTTACCAGGGTTTAGTTGTGATGTAGTACGAAACAATGACAGCGAACAGCCATACCCTcctgctgcatcccacttaggacactgtaatggttccggccaatgctgcccattgccCATGGGATTTAGAGGtcaattctatagtggcagCACCAGTGATATGACTGGCTCAAGACTCTACGGgatcctctacttctttagtaacgagaacatgatgcagtcatgtgtctatacactagtgagagTTACAGCAGCtctcagtgccactacaccacaggtactgggtgatgtattcgggttctttaggggtggtatTGGAGAGAAGGAAAGGGGAAAGAACAAGCAGGGAACAGGTGGGATAGCGTGTAAGCACGAAGGCGATCCTTCTACTGACACGGATAAGAGTAagtacttttgcggctggtgtgcctctgggttaaggGATGtggtaaagaagatagagtggatacctAATGGGAACGGAACGGATGGAGGGTCATACAGAGGGACTCTCGGTAAAGCACTAATAGAGATTAAGGGCGAGAAGggtagtagtggtggtaaaCAGCCAGCATCACAGCCCAATACTACTGCCCTCTCAAGACTCACtaagaactgccagtacctctcccccctaaccggtgaactctatacagcagtgagtgccactttcggTCACGTctacctctcatgggtactgtaCCTATCAGATGCGCTGcattcaggactagagtcactgTCTGACGCATTCAagcagattgaatgccggggctgtaGAGGctgtgaccccaataagtgcaagaagggaagtCACGGTGTGACGGGTGGTGGCCtgtgtggatgccaatcaatcgtatcatgtaccggggtactgccagTGCTGTATAGGCATGGattcagctacggtaacccattcaatctggaggggttCCAACAGGGGGATGGGAAGACGGATGGGCAGTATGACATCACGAAGGCAGGCAGTACTAAGAAgtgtcacgagttcctgGAGAGCCTGAACAAAGTACTAGAGGACAAGCAGGCTGCCTCTAATGCCCACCCCCTAAGCAACCTCCTTacccaggtcggcaaactccaatacgacatacggctcccgtggatctttgttctcacagtagcgtggctagtagcagtactctacctagcctttggtgccatatggccactggactgggcgcatatgaggtcacattggttacgAGGTGGtgaacaccagtggcagtgtatgtggtataaggtgatgacgggacgcaaaggaatggaactggtggagtattttggtaagacatagtggcgccttcggcgcaacggtgctgtaatgtggtagttagtatcgggggtagtaatgtggagcagtctagtggtagagttagaggaccaatgatactcataaggtatacatagagttataatggcagtgttagtaaaggtttagtactggttttattaaaattttgggtcgtacgttcagtgcaagcttagtaggattttggtagaggtttggcattagatgtgataaatgtttcatagatctttagtggcacttttggtaaaagtttcacagaagtttagtaatagttttggtaaaagtttcacagaagtttagtagcacttttgctgaaagtttggtataactttggcaaatgtttcacagaagtttagtaatagttttggtgaatgtttggtataactttggtaaaagtttcacagaagtttagtaatagttttggtgaatgtttggtataactttggtaaatgtttcatagaacgttagtggcacttttggtaaaagtttagtataactttggcaaaagtttcacaaaagtttagtagcacttttgctggaagtttggtataaaagtagtagctgttgggggtggtatatggatgagattacagagtgtattgcttggattttcgtagcaatgttggtaaaggactcatagagttttggtgcagtgatcacgacagagagtaccactcccctcaccaacctcctcacccaggtcggccagctccaatacgacatacggcttCCCTGGATATTTGTACTGACCCTGGCCTGGCTAAtagcggtactctatctcgcatttggtgccatatggccactggactggacacatatgaggtcgcattggttacggggtggagcacaccagtggcaatgtatgtggtataaggtgatgacgggacgcaaaggaatggaactggtggagtattttggtaagacatagtggcgccttcggcgcaacggtgctgtaatgtggtagttagtatcgggggtagtaatgtggagcagtctagtggtagagttagaggaccaatgatactcataaggtatacatagagttataatggcagtgttagtaaaggtttagtactggttttattaaaattttgggtcgtacgttcagtgcaagcttagtaggattttggtagaggtttggcattagatgtgataaatgtttcatagaactttagtggcacttttggcaaatatttcacagaagtttagtagcacttttgctgaatgtttagtaaaaaagtagtggcagttttggcaaaagtttcacagaagtttagtagcacctttgctgaaagtttggtataactgtggcaaaagtttcacagaagtttagtaattgttttggtgaaagtttggtataactttggcaaaagtttcacagaagtttagtaattgttttggtgaatgtttggtataactttggtaaaagtttcacaaaagtttagcagcacttttgctgaaagtttggtataaaagtagtggcagttttggcaaaagtttcacaaaagtttagtaatagttttggtgaatgtttggtataactttggtaaaagtttcacaaaagtttagtaatagttttggtgaatgtttagtataactttggtaaaagtttcgtggaaaagtagtagcaatgctagtgaaggtttggtataactttggtaaatgtttcacaaaagtttagtaatagttttggtgaatgtttggtataactttggtaaaagtttcacaaaagtttagtagcacttttgctgaaagtttagtataactttggtaaaagtttcacaaaagtttagtagcacttttgctgaaagtttag
This is a stretch of genomic DNA from Babesia bovis T2Bo chromosome 1, whole genome shotgun sequence. It encodes these proteins:
- a CDS encoding variant erythrocyte surface antigen-1 alpha subunit: MSSFKPYSSLTDAPTNLKEAIDWVLRVTGKDGKALNKETECICGLAAAVTDLLQSVQLEYNGYEGDVKNGADANKGPPKERVTECLNGLFSLVQGLGGAAVVRTYIDQLAQVLSALVGWSKIVTCGNSECNGGGGGNQHGKDGSCKYLKDVEENKPCETCGCMKWDVADPNSQGTPLGRKCQRCSDSGGSSAHRCDCSTGDSCSAGKECKCAEAGKCCKCCCKEKCGNCKKECSCVVNDKNDDTKKLERHIHKDSYQSAYGGLLSFESYVGGTNQAYRQPIWNDLSGILPGDKNIIGLLDGTASNRRHHCARILLGSVCLIWSGLTYMYWTGKYHKSSPRWNNHILDGSGLDDGTLSQWLQALGFPRGMINNSGPRNRWDAIIWDGHRDKLYLGFPDTGNNSNAHGHDNNANTFRNPAGMNYAGYIHTLEKGAFCSNGNVFPKNADDSSTSDTNIHKCGALIKLYILSCAYFTGLQKKRSTQSNTPTTPKTIREILYWLSALPYSPAYPLILEHGKNRLTEVTKKTGDTASTTEQSELKFHQTGRNHPITVHEFNLFAHFQAVTQYCPLVLIGIQGGIHSATKGTDTTKEPAIHSLYSNSHFSFTYPSVDIQAYNQVVHYIRGLFYQLYFLRKQCAVKVALGGKWRECRYGNGVLGKNVVSWMCLGCDPMEHDRKGRVEKVNGEILKGVKTGGDPLAGALKTLLEKIGEVVVQLGNAQEALEGKKPEAILGVKAALEKAKQKLEEAKGKLGEAKTKLGELTNGGGGGILKNVEDKLGELTKGDSGALHTLANGGNTAGSLQQVSSSEHEWEKDYSSAKDKISEVIHKIQEVLNLLKEWAEKKQDDDVLNVNKGALLDDIKKLQDICNCPKCPPCHEHANKCGRQPQSKYCDKCHQQYMDGFPSPLQAFLEDRLPGFSCDVVRNNDSEQPYPPAASHLGHCNGSGQCCPLPMGFRGQFYSGSTSDMTGSRLYGILYFFSNENMMQSCVYTLVRVTAALSATTPQVLGDVFGFFRGGIGEKERGKNKQGTGGIACKHEGDPSTDTDKSKYFCGWCASGLRDVVKKIEWIPNGNGTDGGSYRGTLGKALIEIKGEKGSSGGKQPASQPNTTALSRLTKNCQYLSPLTGELYTAVSATFGHVYLSWVLYLSDALHSGLESLSDAFKQIECRGCRGCDPNKCKKGSHGVTGGGLCGCQSIVSCTGVLPVLYRHGFSYGNPFNLEGFQQGDGKTDGQYDITKAGSTKKCHEFLESLNKVLEDKQAASNAHPLSNLLTQVGKLQYDIRLPWIFVLTVAWLVAVLYLAFGAIWPLDWAHMRSHWLRGGEHQWQCMWYKVMTGRKGMELVEYFGKT